One window from the genome of Macrobrachium rosenbergii isolate ZJJX-2024 chromosome 2, ASM4041242v1, whole genome shotgun sequence encodes:
- the LOC136849323 gene encoding uncharacterized protein, whose translation MHPPTADDDTSPSTLDEAISPSLPPPLTPNRSGGRDSDMLHLIHFHQTSSLQEQARRRQEEQTFRQQMKQSRQEDNQLFMALFTLLSEQLAPSQQSQQPQQPDTTLAPPATPLGAQRVNTPMTSSQPKVHPPPILQHDATYQAFHHWRLHFEDYAAPVGLDRLHQAAQLIHLRTCISLEVQCLLMHTLGIPHDTSLSLTEAVGESFVDYYARLKDLADEVDLCTGNPTSCTEKQLQMVILMGVRDEELIQCLVALQPSSTFADLVTCCSSFESTRATASAIASAPSQISAVSSYKKNQRLQMRNSHRSPDLHSQHSTNGDPCQNCSRKHNSGQCPASGATCNNCGHTGHWPRSQKWPAKDTQCSACQKQGHFMKMCRSTKTNRTGSTASSPIQSGHRPSSPTKSNSSCRLVGANSDNESPTPVTVSLSFGDISSHLQIIPDTGADITVIGTMHLDALHIPRSKLSPPPLTDVMTAYGSPMPPAVGCFQAALCLGNKSCVATIHVHEDIQTTLLSRGHCRALAIVSPEFSKPILKVTHVNRCAQIPDSAMTSPAAVKDYFLHHFNDVLVSKADLQTQPLKKMTGHPMRIHLKPGATPFTVHMPRLILFALGDQVKEELDSLVQQGIITPVGDEPSEWCHPMVLVPMDKGVHITVDYTHLNCQVARPTHPSPTPQDAIRNISSTAKYFTTADALHGYWQMELAEEDRYLTTFIIPYGRFQHCLGPMGFTAMGDAYCLRGDMALQGISNCVKVIDDILISDEDLPSHLQHINQMLTRCHKYGITLNKEKFAVAAPQVKFCGYVVSPDSISADPDKVSAIRDFPTPSNVTGIRSFIGLVNQLADFTPVISSAAQLLCPLMSPKCSFIWTPDHEQAFKNVKKAQTSPPVLAPFNPGSPVILQTDASHLYGLGYALLQDNSHGWMCLVQCGSHFLTNTET comes from the exons ATGCATCCCCCCACTGCTGATGATGATACCAGCCCCTCCACACTTGATGAGGCTATCagcccctcccttcctcctcctcttacgcCCAACAGGTCAGGAGGCCGTGATAGTGACATGTTGCACCTCATacattttcatcaaacttccagcTTGCAGGAGCAAGCTCGAAGGAGACAAGAGGAACAGACCTTCAGGcaacaaatgaagcaatcaagacAGGAAGATAACCAGCTATTCATGGCTCTGTTTACACTGTTGTCAGAACAGCTGGCACCATCGCAACAGTCTCAGCAACCCCAGCAACCAGACACCACACTGGCACCCCCTGCCACTCCATTAGGAGCCCAACGGGTTAATACACCCATGACTTCTAGCCAGCCTAAGGTCCATCCCCCTCCAATTCTGCAACATGATGCAACATATCAAGCTTTTCATCACTGGAGACTTCATTTTGAGGATTATGCAGCCCCAGTTGGGCTTGACAGATTGCATCAAGCAGCCCAGCTTATTCACCTGAGGACCTGCATCTCCCTGGAAGTTCAATGTCTGCTTATGCATACACTAGGCATCCCTCACGACACATCACTTTCCCTTACAGAG GCTGTGGGAGAATCATTTGTAGATTACTATGCACGTCTCAAGGATCTTGCCGATGAAGTGGATTTATGCACTGGCAACCCCACTTCCTGCACAGAAAAGCAGTTGCAAATGGTAATATTGATGGGAGTGAGGGACGAAGAGTTAATACAATGCCTTGTAGCCCTCCAACCCTCATCCACCTTCGCAGATTTGGTGACTTGCTGCAGCTCCTTCGAGTCTACACGTGCGACTGCATCAGCCATTGCATCCGCCCCTAGCCAGATCAGCGCTGTATCTTCATACAAGAAGAATCAACGACTACAGATGAGGAATTCTCATCGATCTCCCGACCTGCATTCTCAACATTCTACTAACGGCGACCCCTGTCAAAACTGCTCTCGCAAGCACAACTCAGGACAGTGCCCAGCCTCAGGTGCCACCTGCAATAACTGTGGACACACAGGTCATTGGCCCCGATCTCAGAAATGGCCTGCTAAGGATACCCAGTGCAGTGCCTGCCAGAAACAGGGACACTTCATGAAGATGTGCAGGTCTACCAAGACAAATCGGACTGGATCTACAGCTTCATCTCCAATACAAAGTGGACATCGGCCCTCATCACCTACTAAGTCAAACTCCAGCTGCCGTCTCGTGGGTGCCAACTCAGATAATGAGTCCCCTACACCAGTCACTGTCTCCCTGTCATTCGGCGACATCTCATCGCATCTCCAGATAATCCCCGACACAGGAGCAGACATTACAGTGATTGGCACCATGCACCTGGATGCACTCCACATACCCAGGTCAAAACTTTCACCTCCACCCTTGACGGATGTCATGACTGCCTACGGATCCCCCATGCCACCAGCTGTGGGATGTTTCCAAGCAGCACTTTGCCTTGGCAACAAGTCATGTGTAGCGACCATACATGTTCACGAGGATATCCAAACTACCCTCCTCTCCCGTGGACATTGCCGAGCCCTTGCTATAGTGTCACCAGAATTCTCAAAACCCATTCTGAAGGTTACACATGTCAACAGGTGTGCCCAGATTCCTGACTCTGCCATGACATCACCTGCAGCTGTTAAGGATTATTTTCTCCACCATTTCAACGATGTACTCGTATCCAAGGCAGATCTGCAGACTCAGCCACTAAAGAAGATGACAGGTCATCCAATGCGGATCCACCTGAAACCTGGTGCTACACCTTTCACTGTACATATGCCCAGGCTCATTCTGTTCGCCCTTGGGGATCAAGTAAAAGAAGAACTGGACTCCTTAGTGCAACAAGGAATCATCACGCCTGTAGGCGACGAACCCTCCGAATGGTGCCACCCCATGGTCCTGGTACCCATGGACAAAGGTGTCCACATCACTGTGGATTACACCCACTTAAATTGTCAGGTTGCCCGCCCAACACATCCATCGCCCACGCCCCAGGATGCCATCCGCAACATCTCTTCTACTGCGAAGTATTTCACGACAGCGGATGCCCTCCATGGCTATTGGCAGATGGAGTTGGCAGAGGAAGATCGCTATCTGACCACGTTCATAATCCCGTACGGAAGGTTTCAGCACTGCCTTGGCCCGATGGGATTCACAGCGATGGGTGATGCCTACTGCCTCCGTGGAGATATGGCACTACAAGGTATCTCCAACTGTGTGAAGGTTATAGATGACATCCTTATATCAGACGAGGATCTCCCTTCCCACCTGCAACATATAAACCAAATGCTGACCAGGTGCCATAAATACGGCATTACCCTCAATAAGGAAAAGTTCGCCGTGGCCGCCCCTCAAGTTAAATTCTGTGGGTATGTCGTATCACCTGACAGCATCTCAGCAGACCCTGACAAGGTATCTGCCATACGTGACTTCCCCACGCCTTCCAATGTCACAGGTATCAGGTCGTTTATAGGTCTCGTAAACCAACTTGCCGACTTCACCCCAGTTATCTCATCAGCAGCACAGCTTCTATGCCCGCTCATGAGCCCGAAATGCTCATTTATCTGGACGCCTGACCATGAGCAGGCATTTAAGAATGTCAAGAAAGCTCAAACTTCACCACCAGTCCTGGCACCTTTCAACCCAGGCTCGCCCGTGATCCTGCAGACAGACGCCTCACACTTGTACGGCCTTGGCTATGCCCTACTTCAGGACAACAGCCACGGTTGGATGTGTCTCGTCCAGTGTGGCTCCCATTTCCTTACTAACACGGAAACCTGA